A region of Argentina anserina chromosome 5, drPotAnse1.1, whole genome shotgun sequence DNA encodes the following proteins:
- the LOC126793654 gene encoding probable eukaryotic translation initiation factor 5-1, with translation MALQNIGASNRDDAFYRYKMPRMITKIEGRGNGIKTNVVNMVEIAKALARPPSYTTKYFGCELGAQSKFDEKTGTSHVNGAHDTAKLAGLLENFIKKYVQCYGCGNPETEIIITKTQMLNLKCAACGFVSDVDMRDKLTTFILKNPPEQKKSAKEKKALRRADKEQLKEGEAADEEQKKLKKEAAKKKGTSGSKVSSKKKTAGSDEDHSPTLTHGNGIAQAAEDDDDDDDDVEWQTDTSVEAAKKRIEEQLSAATADMVMLSTTEEKKKSPPKSPEREKKAEVKSENGAESVREKLVDEIRKALKAGNNANQLKSLLANLFGTPQEKMDALLEALFEGVGKGFSKEVNKKIKYISEATKAEGSQLVLLRGFESFCGKANPDATKEVALVLKSLYDEDVLEEEYIMKWYQQGVSGNGKSSPIWKNIKPFIDWLQSAESETEEE, from the coding sequence ATGGCTCTGCAGAACATTGGTGCCTCCAACCGTGATGATGCCTTCTACAGGTACAAGATGCCGAGGATGATTACTAAAATTGAAGGTAGAGGAAATGGCATCAAGACTAATGTGGTCAACATGGTGGAAATTGCAAAGGCCTTGGCGAGACCCCCTTCTTATACCACCAAGTATTTTGGCTGTGAGCTTGGAGCACAGTCAAAGTTTGATGAGAAGACGGGAACATCTCATGTGAATGGTGCCCATGACACAGCAAAGCTTGCTGGACTTCTTGAGAACTTCATTAAGAAGTATGTGCAATGCTATGGTTGTGGGAATCCTGAAACTGAGATCATCATCACCAAGACACAGATGTTGAATCTCAAATGTGCGGCGTGTGGTTTTGTTTCTGATGTTGACATGAGGGACAAACTAACTACTTTCATCCTCAAGAATCCTCCAGAACAGAAGAAGTCTGCAAAAGAGAAGAAAGCTTTGAGGAGGGCAGACAAAGAGCAGCTTAAGGAAGGTGAAGCTGCTGACGAGGAGCAAAAGAAGCTCAAGAAGGAGGCGGCCAAAAAGAAAGGCACTTCTGGCTCTAAAGTTTCAAGCAAAAAGAAAACTGCCGGCTCTGATGAGGATCACTCCCCTACTCTAACACATGGAAATGGAATTGCCCAAGCTGCTGAagacgacgatgatgatgatgatgatgtcgaGTGGCAGACAGACACCTCCGTTGAGGCAGCTAAGAAGCGAATAGAGGAGCAGTTGAGCGCTGCTACTGCTGATATGGTCATGCTTTCTACCacggaagagaagaaaaaatccCCGCCGAAGTCTCCAGAGCGTGAAAAGAAAGCTGAAGTCAAGAGTGAGAATGGAGCTGAGAGTGTTCGTGAGAAGCTTGTTGATGAAATCAGGAAAGCCTTGAAGGCGGGGAACAATGCCAACCAGCTTAAATCCTTGTTGGCTAATCTTTTTGGTACTCCCCAAGAGAAGATGGATGCTCTACTCGAAGCTCTGTTTGAAGGTGTTGGAAAGGGGTTCTCCAAGGAGGTGAACAAGAAGATCAAGTACATCTCTGAAGCAACTAAAGCTGAAGGCTCTCAGCTGGTTTTGTTGCGTGGCTTTGAGTCTTTCTGTGGTAAGGCGAACCCCGACGCTACAAAGGAGGTGGCCTTGGTTCTGAAATCACTGTACGATGAAGATGTGCTGGAGGAGGAATACATAATGAAGTGGTATCAGCAAGGCGTAAGTGGCAATGGGAAGAGCTCCCCGATTTGGAAGAACATTAAGCCTTTCATTGATTGGCTCCAGAGTGCTGAGTCGGAGACTGAAGAGGAGTGA
- the LOC126793648 gene encoding probable RNA-dependent RNA polymerase 1: protein MVETVYLHGFPTVESSEAVKKFVEEHTGEGTVISANVLPPKQRGSRSSATVQFTTPDRAAIILQLADDRALWYGESYLDAREWKCDRASNSTVLEKLVTLHFGSKISEEKFSVLWTKSDVAVKFGMELKYVHISFSDDCVEYKLELPSDTIFRIELHSPRGQFAKFLLIQLRGAPRIYKKDTVNSHWIREVDFTPSCCIGQSTSLCLELPFECSLPDLLKSFVYYIENEGQFGLKEGNTFSGSSTLVPILAPPPGINLPYKIMFKINSLVQHGCIPGQALDVKFYNLVDPTSIRIDYIECALDKLFNSKECCYEPVRWLLEQYNMYEESKRIPQSPAISLAEGFVYVHRVLITPSKVYFWGPEVNLSNSVLRAFPEDTENFLRVSFVEEDLGKMRSVDLCSRNVGSEEERRTRIYERILSTLRDGIVIGEKKFEFLAYSGSQLREQSAWMFASRRGLTAQGIRDWMGDFSRIKNVAKYAARLGQSFSSSWETFSVGSDEKEDNPDIEIERHGTQYCFSDGIGKISAEFADRVARKCGKTHTPSAFQIRFGGYKGVVAVDPTLSKKLSLRKSMCKFKSRNTKLNVLGWSKYQPCFLNRQMITLLSTLGVEDCVFEEKQKQAMNQLEGILTDPLKAQQALDLMFQGEAINILKEMLVCYKPNQEPFLSLMLQSLCASRLAELRCKSRIFIEKGRYLMGCLDETGTLEYGEVFVQCSHHAIFNGSSTSTASHANFTVKGKVFVAKNPCLHPGDVRVLTAVDVPALHHMVDCVVFPQKGKRPHPNECSGSDLDGDDYTVCWDHELIPPRQTNPMNYTPAPTVELDHYPTIEEVAESFTNYMVNDSLGIISNAHLVTADIEPQKAMSYKCIKLAKLQSRAVDSPKTGVVVPLPPKLRVKAFPDFMEKVDGRTYESKRVIGKLYRQVKDTELGSHSHSFKSFTKEVAMRFYDPDMEVDGYEDYIEDAISCKRVYDYKLRNLMEYYGIGTEAEILSGNITNVSKFFNKRKDLQSINYALRSLKNEARTWFMEDPNSDDQSDFRTDVCVNAAKASAWYRVTYHHHYWGYNNKGIAREHFLSFPWCISEVLIQIKKQNMHD from the exons ATGGTCGAGACAGTTTACTTGCATGGATTTCCCACTGTGGAGTCTTCAGAAGCAGTGAAAAAATTTGTGGAGGAGCATACTGGAGAAGGAACTGTTATCTCTGCCAATGTTCTACCACCAAAACAGAGAGGATCCAGATCATCTGCCACAGTTCAATTCACTACTCCAGACCGTGCTGCAATAATACTCCAATTAGCCGATGATCGAGCCCTGTGGTATGGAGAGTCTTATCTGGATGCTCGAGAATGGAAGTGTGACAGGGCATCCAACTCAACAGTCTTGGAGAAACTTGTGACACTTCACTTCGGAAGCAAGATATCTGAGGAGAAGTTTTCGGTGCTCTGGACAAAATCAGATGTTGCTGTGAAATTTGGGATGGAACTGAAATATGTGCACATTTCTTTCTCTGATGATTGTGTTGAATACAAGCTTGAGCTTCCATCTGACACCATTTTCCGGATTGAGCTGCATAGTCCACGTGGTCAATTTGCAAAATTTCTTCTCATCCAG TTACGTGGTGCCCCTCGGATCTATAAGAAAGATACTGTGAATTCTCACTGGATTCGGGAAGTTGATTTTACTCCATCATGCTGCATTGGGCAATCCACTTCTCTATGCTTGGAACTTCCATTTGAATGTTCACTTCCTGATCTACTCAAGAGCTTTGTGTACTATATAGAGAACGAAGGACAGTTTGGCCTGAAGGAAGGTAACACTTTCTCTGGAAGCTCAACTCTTGTTCCTATTCTGGCTCCACCCCCAGGCATTAACTTGCCATATAAAATCATGTTCAAGATAAATTCATTGGTTCAGCATGGTTGTATTCCCGGACAAGCTCTTGATGTCAAGTTCTATAATCTAGTAGATCCTACTAGTATTAGAATTGATTATATAGAGTGTGCCCTGGACAAACTGTTCAACTCCAAGGAGTGCTGCTATGAACCTGTGAGGTGGTTACTTGAGCAGTACAACATGTATGAGGAATCCAAGCGGATTCCTCAGTCACCAGCTATATCCTTAGCTGAAGGCTTTGTGTATGTACACAGGGTTCTCATTACACCAAGTAAAGTATACTTCTGGGGTCCGGAGGTAAATCTCTCAAACAGTGTTTTAAGAGCTTTTCCGGAAGATACTGAAAATTTTCTTCGGGTTTCTTTCGTTGAGGAAGACCTGGGGAAGATGCGGTCTGTAGATTTGTGTTCACGGAATGTTGGTTCAGAAGAGGAAAGGAGAACTAGAATTTATGAAAGGATACTTTCTACTCTAAGGGATGGGATAGTGATTGGTGAAAAGAAGTTTGAATTTCTAGCATATTCGGGAAGCCAGTTGCGAGAGCAATCTGCATGGATGTTTGCTTCCAGGAGGGGCCTTACTGCACAAGGAATTAGAGACTGGATGGGAGATTTTAGTCGCATTAAAAATGTGGCTAAATATGCAGCCAGGCTTGGTCAGTCTTTCAGCTCATCCTGGGAGACTTTTAGTGTTGGTtcagatgaaaaggaagacaATCCTGATATAGAAATTGAAAGGCATGGAACCCAATACTGCTTCTCTGATGGAATTGGGAAGATATCTGCTGAATTTGCTGATAGAGTGGCAAGAAAATGTGGGAAAACTCATACTCCATCCGCCTTTCAAATCCGTTTCGGTGGCTATAAAGGTGTAGTAGCCGTTGATCCAACTTTATCAAAAAAGCTGTCATTGAGGAAGAGCATGTGCAAGTTCAAATCACGCAACACAAAGTTAAATGTCCTGGGATGGAGCAAGTACCAGCCTTGTTTCCTCAATCGTCAAATGATTACCCTTTTGTCCACCCTTGGAGTTGAAGATTGTGTTTTTGAAGAGAAGCAAAAGCAGGCAATGAATCAGTTGGAAGGGATTCTAACTGATCCATTGAAGGCACAGCAGGCATTGGATTTGATGTTCCAAGGAGAAGCGATCAACATTTTAAAGGAAATGCTGGTGTGCTACAAGCCAAATCAAGAGCCATTTCTCTCACTGATGCTTCAATCCTTGTGTGCATCAAGACTTGCAGAACTGCGGTGCAAATCACGGATTTTTATcgaaaaaggaagatatctgATGGGATGTCTAGATGAAACTGGGACATTGGAATACGGTGAGGTATTTGTGCAATGTTCTCACCATGCTATCTTCAATGGCAGCAGTACTTCAACTGCAAGCCATGCCAACTTTACTGTTAAGGGTAAGGTATTTGTTGCTAAAAATCCATGCTTACACCCTGGAGATGTCCGTGTTCTTACGGCTGTGGATGTGCCGGCATTACACCACATGGTGGACTGTGTTGTATTCCCACAGAAAGGAAAGAG GCCTCATCCTAATGAATGTTCCGGCAGTGATTTAGATGGAGATGATTATACTGTTTGCTGGGATCATGAACTGATTCCTCCTCGGCAAACTAACCCGATGAACTATACTCCAGCACCCACTGTGGAATTGGATCACTATCCTACCATTGAG GAAGTCGCGGAGTCTTTTACCAACTACATGGTGAATGACAGCTTGGGCATCATTTCAAATGCACATCTTGTCACTGCAGATATTGAACCACAGAAAGCTATGAGTTATAAATGCATTAAGCTCGCCAAGCTCCAGTCTCGTGCCGTTGACTCTCCTAAAACTGGTGTGGTAGTGCCCCTGCCCCCTAAGCTGCGCGTAAAAGCTTTCCCAGATTTCATGGAAAAGGTTGACGGGAGAACCTACGAGTCCAAGCGTGTGATTGGGAAGCTCTACCGACAGGTGAAAGATACGGAGCTAGGATCACATTCACACTCTTTTAAGTCCTTTACTAAGGAAGTGGCTATGAGGTTTTATGATCCTGACATGGAGGTAGATGGATACGAAGATTACATTGAGGATGCCATCAGTTGCAAAAGGGTGTATGACTACAAGCTGCGCAACCTGATGGAGTATTATGGTATCGGAACTGAAGCTGAAATACTGAGTGGAAATATCACCAATGTATCAAAGTTCTTCAACAAGAGAAAGGACTTACAGTCGATTAACTATGCTCTGAGGTCATTGAAGAATGAGGCAAGGACATGGTTCATGGAGGACCCGAATAGCGATGATCAATCAGATTTCAGAACTGATGTCTGTGTGAATGCAGCAAAAGCATCAGCATGGTACCGTGTTACATATCATCACCACTACTGGggttacaacaataagggtatAGCAAGAGAGCATTTCCTGAGTTTTCCGTGGTGTATTTCCGAAGTTCTCATCCAGATAAAGAAGCAAAATATGCACGACTAA
- the LOC126795891 gene encoding putative F-box protein At5g62660, whose protein sequence is MERETGRLMELPVDTLVDILLRLPAKSVGCIKCVSKTLLNTVSSMSFSTLHTRLWGDDDGQIPRLMYCTRNKNVLALQSLKYKDNTLTKGRHTITVSSSTPGFVHFVFRNIICLGFCLTGDCVLVNALGERGVLRLPECSFARPDAQKRFSNSWFGMGFDDITSTYKILCVTRKGDAHLRLTATTVHVLVLGTNSWRQISSLPPYEFCWRLDLNIKPVCANGAVHWLAGTQLDRIVSFDFRSEEFCWTPTPPTLQQSWNDDPKMSLFALKGCLAIVRTKRFRSSSSIPNIEIWVLKDFDQEEKLWEMYYKNKMQDCLFPLQANGTSGEWEHGIFCTTNNLWETSIFFLDARFDHWVVCPLGEVKIPDPSSICIEDCYLGTYSHSETLISLRDYADLVI, encoded by the coding sequence atggagagagagacagGGCGGCTGATGGAGCTACCGGTCGATACACTGGTTGATATTCTTTTGAGACTGCCTGCAAAGTCAGTAGGCTGCATCAAATGTGTCTCCAAGACCTTGTTAAACACGGTGAGCAGTATGTCCTTCTCTACACTTCACACACGTTTATGGGGCGATGATGATGGTCAAATACCTCGACTGATGTATTGCACTCGCAATAAGAATGTATTGGCTTTGCAATCACTGAAATACAAGGACAACACCTTAACAAAAGGAAGACATACAATCACAGTCTCGTCATCCACTCCTGGCTTTGTGCATTTTGTTTTCCGCAACATTATTTGCTTGGGATTCTGCTTGACTGGAGATTGCGTGTTAGTTAATGCTCTTGGGGAAAGGGGAGTTCTACGCCTGCCGGAATGTAGTTTTGCAAGACCGGACGCACAGAAGAGATTTTCTAATTCTTGGTTTGGTATGGGATTTGATGATATAACCAGTACATACAAAATTCTATGTGTTACTCGTAAAGGAGATGCTCATCTTAGACTTACAGCTACGACAGTACATGTTCTTGTATTGGGTACAAACTCGTGGAGACAAATATCCTCACTCCCTCCTTATGAGTTCTGCTGGCGGCTAGACTTGAACATCAAGCCGGTATGCGCAAATGGAGCTGTGCATTGGTTGGCAGGAACACAACTGGATCGAATAGTTTCCTTCGACTTCAGGAGTGAAGAGTTCTGTTGGACCCCTACCCCTCCCACATTACAACAAAGCTGGAACGATGACCCGAAAATGAGTTTGTTTGCTTTGAAAGGCTGTTTGGCCATTGTGAGGACAAAGAGATTCAGGTCATCTAGCAGTATCCCGAACATCGAGATATGGGTGTTGAAAGATTTTGATCAAGAAGAAAAACTCTGGGAGATGTACTACAAGAACAAGATGCAAGACTGTTTATTCCCTCTTCAGGCCAATGGTACTTCGGGGGAATGGGAGCATGGCATATTTTGCACGACTAACAATCTTTGGGAAAcctctattttctttttagatGCAAGATTCGACCATTGGGTCGTATGCCCATTAGGTGAAGTGAAAATACCCGACCCGTCCTCTATATGTATTGAAGATTGCTATCTAGGTACATACAGTCATTCTGAGACCTTGATTTCCTTGAGAGATTATGCCGATTTGGTGATATGA
- the LOC126793664 gene encoding uncharacterized protein LOC126793664 translates to MSLSNGMRTCAKVLMSSEASLSKSATRGFHSTGVKRMGGHGHDEPFYMHSKHMYNLDMMKHQALKMSLGVFTAFSIGVGVPIFAVIFQQKKTASG, encoded by the exons ATGAGTTTGAGCAATGGGATGAGGACCTGTGCCAAGGTCTTGATGTCTTCAGAAGCTTCGCTATCGAAATCAG CTACTAGGGGGTTCCATTCAACTGGAGTGAAGAGGATGGGTGGACATGGCCATGATGAACCCTTCTACATGCATTCCAAACACATGTATAACTTGGACATGATGAAGCACCAGGCTTTGAAGATGAGCCTTGGAGTGTTCACTGCCTTCAGCATCGGTGTGGGTGTTCCAATATTCGCTGTCATCTTCCAACAGAAGAAAACAGCCTCTGGTTGA